One Ooceraea biroi isolate clonal line C1 chromosome 6, Obir_v5.4, whole genome shotgun sequence genomic window carries:
- the LOC105276681 gene encoding BRCA2-interacting transcriptional repressor EMSY, whose amino-acid sequence MWPMRPEMTRDECRKCLRYLELDAYGSMVSVLRAQGPFTSEKQKLLQELAKVLHISNERHRAEIRRAVNDEKLAMIAKQLNGPNTGIDWTIEGRRTVPLLPRLKARSAFTILANSLSLATATANEKKPDKQVISGRSANSIDSLNVVETESQSEAKIAETLSVDTKSCKLENDVGSNQVLQENTNLVENKKTEDVADEVNKVIEKPMTSRVAAKRKCPSPLLNTPSNKVLVVSKPLWALEDKQAAQIPSSQAATRHQNVAVIPANVGDASDAKESATVSGHSSGCTAVPSNKRAVTTSISVCTSNANNKPKTIVSAMQSKVSSTKLVPAVSSNALNTQSLNKTQSESKDVQTLDDTEKIPRSENASSSPLCQKRPVGSLVHEALVPIKASNTHRLAHTVAVYPGTTVSSGPGPPQIKQVPATLMCKKLPSEETSTVNHQSTAKTSVTINSKKVVNMSHYPNAKLNAKTNVIVIQKGHAKGVTLSHAGKEVLGKVIMGGKNLCVTSQHSASSVSIQKHHISLNNGDQTTTSPANSSQSAETVKTSVKPGKTAVVSVVATHLRHDVLDKSKGFSQLFDSPVLNSESKTVVPSTNAHLPKEECNSEADTMTDQESSQKSSDSMVTFVAEEKQCRRNNDVNASVNSQVSNSVDFSKLPRSKEALVKPRQLTSMQDDAGSNTRVEDPDEDMDVFGATLDSTDMNLENFQYLADNNAESRERASGEPIRSVVIVNQVDEHDDS is encoded by the exons ATGTGGCCGATGCGGCCGGAGATGACTCGCGACGAGTGCAGGAAATGCTTGAGATATCTCG AATTAGACGCTTATGGGAGTATGGTTTCTGTTCTTCGTGCTCAAGGTCCTTTTACTAGTGAAAAACAGAAGCTGCTGCAGGAACTTGCTAAAGTATTACATATTTCCAATGAAAGGCATCGCGCTGAAATACGAAGAGCTGTAAATGATGAGAAGCTCGCAATGATTGCTAAACA ATTGAATGGTCCAAATACTGGGATAGATTGGACCATCGAAGGTCGTCGAACTGTTCCCCTTCTGCCAAGATTAAAAGCGCGGTCTGCGTTCACGATATTAGCGAATAGCTTGTCTCTTGCAACTGCGACTGCGAATGAGAAGAAACCTGATAAGCAGGTTATATCTGGGCGATCTGCGAATTCAATAGATTCATTAAATG TTGTTGAAACTGAATCTCAATCCGAAGCGAAAATAGCAGAAACTTTATCTGTTGATACAAAATCGTGCAAGCTCGAAAATGACGTTGGTAGCAATCAAGTCTTACAAGAG AATACGAATCTGGTTGAGAACAAGAAAACGGAGGATGTGGCTGATGAAGTCAATAAAGTGATCGAAAAGCCCATGACATCGAGAGTAGCGGCGAAACGCAAGTGCCCGTCACCATTGTTGAACACGCCATCGAATAAAGTTCTAGTGGTGTCGAAACCACTTTGGGCACTTGAAGATAAGCAGGCAGCACAAATACCATCATCACAAGCAGCTACGCGTCATCAAAATGTTGCAGTAATTCCGGCTAATGTCGGTGACGCGTCGG ATGCTAAAGAGAGCGCAACGGTGTCGGGACACTCGAGCGGGTGCACCGCAGTTCCGTCGAACAAGCGTGCAGTCACTACATCGATTTCCGTATGCACAAGCAACGCCAACAACAAGCCTAAAACGATAGTATCTGCTATGCAGAGCAAAGTTAGTAGTACAAAATTAGTGCCCGCGGTATCGAGCAACGCACTGAACACGCAATCACTCAACAAGACGCAATCGGAAAGCAAGGACGTGCAAACCTTGGACGACACAG AGAAAATTCCGAGATCTGAGAACGCCAGCTCAAGTCCGTTATGCCAAAAGCGACCCGTGGGGTCGCTCGTACATGAAGCTCTAGTGCCGATTAAAGCCA gcAATACACATCGACTTGCGCATACGGTAGCCGTGTATCCTGGTACCACAGTGTCCAGTGGTCCTGGGCCACCTCAAATTAAACAAGTTCCCGCGACACTAATGTGCAAGAAACTGCCATCCGAGGAAACTTCGACCGTCAATCATCAATCCACTGCCAAAACG AGCGTTACGATAAATTCGAAAAAAGTTGTAAATATGTCGCATTATCCTAACGCCAAATTGAACGCAAAGACTAATGTGATCGTCATCCAGAAGGGTCATGCGAAAGGTGTGACGCTGTCGCATGCAGGCAag GAAGTATTGGGAAAAGTTATAATGGGGGGAAAGAACCTATGCGTTACGAGCCAGCATAGCGCGAGCTCCGTTAGTATTCAAAAGCATCATATCTCCTTGAACAATGGTGATCAAACAACGACTTCGCCCGCAAATTCGTCGCAAAGTGCGGAAACTGTTAAAACGAGTGTAAAG CCGGGGAAAACAGCAGTTGTGTCCGTAGTCGCGACACACTTACGTCACGACGTTTTGGATAAGAGTAAGGGTTTCTCGCAGCTTTTCGACTCGCCTGTTCTCAATTCGGAGTCTAAGACTGTAGTACCAAGCACGAACGCGCACCTGCCAAAAGAAGAATGCAACAGCGAGGCTGATACAATGACTGATCAAGAATCTTCTCAGAAATCTTCCGACTCCATGGTTACTTTCGTGGCGGAGGAGAAACAGTGCAG aaGGAACAACGATGTTAACGCGAGCGTAAATAGTCAGGTATCAAATTCGGTAGACTTCTCGAAGTTGCCAAGGAGCAAGGAGGCGCTTGTCAAACCAAGGCAACTGACGAGTATGCAAG ACGATGCCGGAAGTAACACTCGGGTAGAAGATCCTGACGAGGATATGGACGTGTTCGGCGCGACGTTGGATTCAACGGATATGAACCTGGAGAACTTCCAGTACTTGGCAGATAATAACGCCGAGAGTCGCGAGAGAGCCTCGGGAGAGCCAATACGATCGGTGGTGATTGTGAACCAAGTGGATGAACATGACGACTCGTAA